The Gillisia sp. Hel_I_86 genome has a segment encoding these proteins:
- a CDS encoding organic hydroperoxide resistance protein, giving the protein MKTLYKAKVTTSGGREGHVKSDDGILDMRVSMPKGMGGKGEDFTNPEQLFAAVYSACFGSALQVIAKKHKVNLGDFNVTATVKLGTLEDGNLQLAAVLDCYIPGVEVEKGEQLVNEAHEICPYSRATRDNIDVTLNLMLDE; this is encoded by the coding sequence ATGAAAACATTGTACAAAGCCAAAGTTACAACTTCTGGAGGACGGGAAGGACATGTAAAAAGTGACGATGGTATATTAGATATGAGAGTAAGCATGCCGAAAGGTATGGGTGGGAAAGGCGAAGATTTCACCAATCCGGAACAGTTGTTTGCAGCCGTATATTCTGCTTGTTTTGGAAGCGCTCTACAGGTAATTGCTAAGAAACACAAAGTAAATCTAGGAGATTTTAACGTTACGGCAACCGTGAAATTGGGAACCCTGGAAGACGGTAATCTACAATTGGCAGCTGTTTTGGACTGTTATATTCCTGGGGTAGAGGTAGAAAAAGGAGAACAGTTGGTAAACGAGGCGCACGAAATTTGCCCTTATTCTAGAGCTACAAGAGATAATATAGATGTTACATTAAATTTAATGTTGGATGAATAA
- the meaB gene encoding methylmalonyl Co-A mutase-associated GTPase MeaB, whose product MSKSAKKSALHQSASIPATPNINPASKAKIKTSRKKLFEDSTLAAKLLAGDKTALSRGITLVESNQSDHQAIAEKLIEECLPHAHKSLRIGITGVPGVGKSTFIEAFGSYLIQQGKKVAVLAVDPSSSVSHGSIMGDKTRMEKLVTEENAFIRPSPSGDSLGGVAKKTRESIILCEAAGFDILLIETVGVGQSETTVHSMTDFFLLLKLAGAGDELQGIKRGIIEMADAIVINKADGDNLKAAKNAKLEFNRALHLYPPKASEWQPKVSLCSALEETGITEVWEMILKYKALVDKNNYFQINRHNQNKFWLLQTINEHLKSRFYKDPKIKKALEEQLRAIENNETTPFAAAKLLLKIQRI is encoded by the coding sequence TTGTCCAAATCAGCTAAAAAATCTGCCTTACACCAATCAGCAAGCATCCCTGCAACTCCAAATATTAATCCGGCGTCGAAAGCTAAGATCAAGACTTCAAGAAAAAAACTATTTGAAGATTCTACTTTAGCTGCGAAACTGTTGGCAGGAGACAAAACTGCCTTGAGTAGAGGGATCACCTTGGTGGAAAGCAACCAAAGCGATCATCAGGCAATTGCCGAAAAATTGATAGAAGAATGTCTGCCGCATGCTCATAAGTCTCTTAGAATTGGGATCACGGGCGTTCCCGGGGTAGGAAAAAGCACCTTTATTGAAGCTTTTGGTAGTTACTTGATCCAACAAGGCAAAAAAGTAGCTGTTTTAGCGGTAGATCCAAGTAGTTCTGTTTCTCACGGAAGTATTATGGGCGATAAAACCCGAATGGAGAAGCTGGTGACCGAAGAAAATGCCTTTATTCGCCCCTCTCCATCCGGGGATTCCCTTGGCGGCGTTGCAAAAAAAACCAGGGAATCCATCATTCTCTGTGAAGCTGCGGGTTTTGACATTTTACTTATAGAAACTGTTGGCGTGGGACAAAGTGAGACCACCGTGCATAGCATGACAGATTTTTTCTTATTGCTGAAATTGGCCGGTGCAGGAGATGAACTACAAGGAATTAAACGCGGAATTATAGAAATGGCTGATGCTATTGTAATAAACAAAGCCGATGGGGATAATTTGAAAGCTGCCAAAAATGCGAAACTGGAATTTAACAGGGCCTTGCATTTATATCCTCCAAAAGCCAGTGAATGGCAACCAAAAGTCTCTTTGTGCAGTGCTTTAGAGGAAACTGGGATCACCGAAGTTTGGGAGATGATTTTAAAATATAAAGCGTTGGTAGATAAAAACAATTATTTTCAAATTAATCGCCATAATCAGAATAAATTCTGGTTATTACAAACCATCAACGAGCATTTAAAAAGCAGGTTCTATAAAGATCCCAAAATCAAAAAAGCATTGGAAGAACAATTGCGAGCCATAGAAAATAATGAAACCACGCCTTTCGCAGCCGCAAAATTATTGCTGAAAATACAACGCATTTAA
- a CDS encoding ArnT family glycosyltransferase, whose amino-acid sequence MKILKKAYHNYPVVLLLLLGVLIFITNLDVLMVNIMEARNFISAREMLTHNNWIFTTMNEAARYEKPPFPTWLTAISAYLFGMESLFAYRLPAALTSIFLSFIFYKLQLLLVIKKKLAFISSLILMTSFYIIFSGRDGQWDIFTHAFMMGCIYFIIRLFKTKKNNYPYAIFAGLFFGISVLSKGPVSLYALFLPFLIAYGISYKFKNLSEKWPALLLFLIVGVSSGAWWSVVVHYYDAEAFAAVAELESSRWLNYNVRPIWYYWSFFTQSGIWTIPAFVSLFYWYLKPRVSNLKAYRFYILWTLFSVVLLSLIPEKKSRYLLPVLIPLALTTGFYVEYIIKNFRQGLSKIERFPVYLNFIVLAIIAIAAPFVLYNFFGEVIWEKSFSFVLVSIALLLMGAGFVFGLLKKKPKLLFGLQFLMILAILNFGFPLAELISPHRNVPNIATLIKFEEAENIRIYEASGIIPEFIFEYGKPMPIVKSEEELPTQANDNKFGILVSQEEKPEWQEKFRSYNFKLIDTLDLNPTMDKGKNSRLIREFYVLTKKQS is encoded by the coding sequence ATGAAGATTTTAAAAAAGGCCTACCACAATTATCCCGTAGTGTTGCTCCTTCTTTTGGGGGTTTTAATTTTTATCACTAATCTGGATGTACTTATGGTAAATATCATGGAGGCCCGTAATTTTATTAGTGCCAGGGAAATGCTCACTCATAATAATTGGATCTTCACCACGATGAATGAGGCAGCTCGCTATGAAAAACCTCCGTTCCCAACGTGGTTAACAGCGATTTCCGCCTATCTATTTGGTATGGAAAGCTTGTTTGCCTATCGTTTGCCAGCAGCTTTAACTTCAATTTTTCTCTCTTTTATATTTTATAAGCTTCAGCTGTTATTGGTAATAAAAAAGAAGCTCGCATTTATCTCCAGTCTAATTTTAATGACTTCTTTTTATATTATTTTTTCAGGCAGGGACGGGCAGTGGGATATTTTTACCCATGCCTTTATGATGGGTTGTATTTATTTCATTATTCGTTTATTTAAAACTAAAAAGAACAACTATCCCTATGCGATTTTTGCCGGATTATTTTTTGGAATTTCTGTGTTGAGCAAAGGGCCGGTTTCCTTATATGCCTTGTTTTTGCCATTTTTGATAGCGTACGGAATAAGTTATAAGTTCAAAAATCTTTCTGAAAAATGGCCAGCCCTTCTCCTATTTCTAATTGTAGGAGTCTCATCTGGTGCGTGGTGGAGTGTGGTGGTGCACTATTACGATGCTGAAGCTTTCGCCGCAGTGGCAGAACTTGAAAGTAGTAGGTGGCTTAATTATAACGTGCGGCCTATTTGGTATTATTGGAGTTTCTTTACCCAAAGTGGAATTTGGACTATTCCAGCTTTTGTAAGCTTGTTCTATTGGTATTTAAAACCAAGGGTTTCTAATTTAAAAGCTTATAGATTCTATATCCTATGGACGCTCTTTTCGGTTGTTTTACTTTCCTTAATTCCTGAAAAGAAAAGCAGGTACTTATTGCCGGTATTAATTCCTTTGGCATTGACTACGGGATTTTATGTGGAATACATCATTAAGAATTTCAGACAGGGATTATCAAAAATAGAGCGATTTCCAGTTTATCTCAATTTTATAGTATTGGCAATAATTGCAATTGCTGCTCCTTTTGTGCTTTATAATTTCTTTGGCGAAGTAATCTGGGAGAAATCTTTCAGCTTTGTTTTAGTGAGTATTGCATTGCTTTTAATGGGAGCTGGCTTTGTCTTTGGCTTGCTTAAAAAGAAACCAAAATTGCTGTTTGGGTTACAATTTCTAATGATTTTGGCGATTTTAAATTTCGGTTTTCCCTTAGCCGAATTGATCTCTCCACATCGAAATGTGCCAAATATAGCAACGCTTATTAAATTTGAAGAAGCTGAAAATATACGAATTTATGAAGCCTCCGGAATTATTCCTGAGTTCATTTTTGAATATGGAAAACCTATGCCTATCGTAAAATCTGAAGAAGAACTTCCAACTCAAGCCAACGATAATAAATTTGGAATCCTAGTGTCTCAAGAGGAAAAACCGGAGTGGCAGGAAAAATTCCGAAGCTATAATTTTAAGCTGATTGACACCTTAGATCTCAATCCAACAATGGATAAAGGAAAGAACAGCCGGTTGATTCGAGAATTCTATGTGTTGACTAAAAAACAATCTTGA
- a CDS encoding phosphatase PAP2 family protein, translating to MLDELIEYDRELFLYLNNLGNPTWDPFWLLMTDKWTAIPLYAVLLFLIYKKIGVKGTLITMVLVALMITCTDQLANLFKHGFERPRPCGQEGVKEATRFIAERCGRFGYFSAHASNSTALAVFVGLILKKFYPKLIYFLLFWALIVTYSRIYVGVHYPLDVITGMLIGTLLGLLFVVLHKFFFQKFKIVF from the coding sequence ATGTTAGATGAACTAATAGAATACGACAGGGAGCTATTCCTTTATTTAAATAATCTTGGCAACCCTACGTGGGATCCTTTTTGGCTTTTGATGACCGATAAATGGACTGCCATTCCGCTGTATGCGGTGTTATTATTTTTGATTTATAAAAAAATTGGTGTCAAAGGAACCTTGATCACTATGGTGTTGGTTGCTTTAATGATTACCTGTACCGACCAGTTAGCAAATCTTTTTAAACATGGTTTTGAAAGACCAAGACCTTGCGGACAAGAAGGCGTGAAAGAGGCGACACGATTTATTGCAGAGCGTTGTGGCAGATTTGGTTATTTTTCTGCACATGCATCTAATTCTACAGCCTTGGCAGTATTTGTTGGATTAATTCTGAAAAAATTCTATCCAAAACTTATTTATTTCCTACTCTTTTGGGCGTTAATAGTAACCTACAGTAGAATTTACGTTGGGGTTCATTATCCTTTAGATGTGATCACCGGGATGTTAATAGGAACATTATTGGGCTTATTATTTGTGGTTTTGCATAAATTTTTCTTCCAAAAATTCAAGATTGTTTTTTAG
- a CDS encoding MATE family efflux transporter: MQLTAYTKEFKYNLSIAFPVMMGQLGHVLVGLADNLMIGRLGAAQLAAVSLGNSLVFIALSLGIGFSFAITPLIAEADGAGNIEKGRSYFHHGVMLCTVNGVALFLLLLLAKPILYHLDQPPEVVALALPYLEIVAFSMIPLMIFQAYKQFADGLSQTKYAMYATLLANVVNVVFNFILIYGFWIFPRLELEGAAIGTLISRFFMLWFLWEVLRKKKKFKPYFIWSKNEFFKIAIFKRILALGFPTALQMFFEVAIFTGTIFLAGMLGTNPQAANQIALNLASMTFMIAVGLGVTATIRVGNQKGLHNYKELRRIAISTFLLVFLIEAVFAILFILMKDWLPTLYLDNVDVIILAAQLLVVAALFQLSDGLQVVILGALRGLQDVKIPTVICFIAYWIIGFPVSIYYGRAENLGSMGIWLGLLAGLTASAIMLYFRFNYLSKKLILKLA; encoded by the coding sequence TTGCAGCTAACAGCCTACACCAAAGAGTTCAAATATAATTTAAGCATCGCCTTTCCTGTAATGATGGGACAACTGGGTCATGTGTTGGTGGGTCTTGCCGATAATTTAATGATCGGGCGGCTAGGTGCTGCCCAATTGGCAGCAGTGTCTTTGGGAAATAGCTTGGTCTTTATTGCCTTGTCCTTAGGGATTGGTTTTTCCTTTGCAATAACCCCGTTAATTGCCGAGGCAGATGGAGCGGGAAATATAGAAAAGGGAAGAAGTTATTTTCATCATGGCGTGATGTTGTGTACCGTAAATGGAGTTGCCCTTTTCCTGCTGTTATTGTTGGCTAAGCCTATTTTATATCATTTGGATCAGCCGCCAGAAGTGGTTGCATTGGCCCTTCCATATCTGGAAATAGTTGCTTTTTCCATGATCCCTTTAATGATCTTTCAGGCATATAAGCAGTTTGCCGATGGATTGTCACAAACAAAATATGCCATGTACGCCACCTTGCTCGCAAATGTGGTAAATGTAGTATTCAATTTTATATTAATCTATGGCTTTTGGATCTTCCCAAGGCTGGAGCTGGAAGGGGCGGCCATAGGAACCTTGATCTCCAGATTCTTTATGCTATGGTTTTTATGGGAAGTATTAAGAAAGAAAAAGAAATTCAAACCTTATTTTATTTGGTCTAAAAACGAATTTTTTAAAATTGCAATCTTCAAAAGAATATTGGCGCTTGGATTTCCTACTGCTTTACAGATGTTCTTTGAGGTAGCCATCTTTACTGGCACGATTTTCTTGGCAGGAATGTTAGGAACCAATCCGCAGGCTGCAAATCAAATAGCACTCAATTTGGCCTCTATGACTTTTATGATTGCCGTTGGGTTGGGAGTAACTGCAACCATACGGGTTGGAAATCAAAAAGGACTGCATAATTATAAAGAACTCCGGCGGATTGCAATATCCACTTTCTTACTGGTGTTTTTAATTGAAGCCGTTTTTGCCATTCTCTTTATTTTAATGAAGGATTGGTTGCCAACATTATATCTGGACAATGTAGACGTGATTATTCTAGCCGCTCAATTATTGGTGGTTGCTGCTTTATTTCAACTAAGTGATGGCCTTCAGGTTGTGATTCTCGGAGCATTAAGAGGATTGCAGGACGTGAAAATTCCGACAGTAATTTGTTTTATAGCATACTGGATCATCGGGTTCCCAGTTTCAATTTATTATGGAAGAGCAGAAAATTTGGGCAGTATGGGGATTTGGCTTGGCTTATTGGCAGGTTTAACGGCATCGGCTATAATGTTGTATTTTAGGTTCAATTATTTAAGTAAAAAATTAATTCTGAAGCTTGCTTGA
- a CDS encoding M20/M25/M40 family metallo-hydrolase — MKKIVIVGLAILCSQLSFSQISSKQEDSLNLRKLYDMSLLNGKSYLWLEHLSNDIGGRLSGSLDAQKAVEYTKKELETLGLDKVWLQPVMVPKWVRGAKEFAYIETAPGSTRNINITALGGSVSTPVGGAKAQVIEVQGIEDLARYGEAQIKGKIVFYNRPMRADLINTFEAYGGCVDQRYSGAAEAAKYGAIGVLVRSMNLRLDDFPHTGTMSYGELRPSQRIPAAAISTNDAEYLSGLLKIEKKTEVYFKLNSEQLPDVQSYNVIGEITGSQFPDEYIVVGGHLDSWDVGDGSHDDGAGVVQSMEVLRLLKESGIKPKRSIRVVLFMNEENGLRGGNKYAEVAKGKKENHIFALESDAGGFTPRGFSFEAKQDQFDQIAAWEPLFKPYLIHYFEIGHGGADIGPLKNGKTVLAGLVPDSQRYFDHHHSENDTFDHINKRELELGAATMASMVYLVDKYGISKL; from the coding sequence ATGAAAAAAATAGTTATAGTAGGACTTGCCATTTTGTGCAGTCAGCTATCATTTTCACAAATTAGTAGCAAACAAGAAGATTCGTTGAATCTTCGAAAATTATACGATATGTCTTTGCTTAATGGCAAGTCCTATCTATGGTTGGAACATTTGTCCAATGATATTGGAGGGAGGCTTTCTGGCTCTTTAGATGCGCAAAAAGCGGTAGAATACACTAAAAAGGAATTGGAGACCTTAGGATTGGACAAGGTTTGGTTACAACCCGTTATGGTCCCAAAATGGGTGCGTGGTGCTAAGGAATTTGCTTACATAGAAACTGCTCCCGGTAGCACCAGGAATATCAATATTACGGCACTTGGGGGCTCTGTGTCTACCCCAGTGGGCGGAGCGAAAGCCCAGGTTATAGAAGTGCAGGGAATAGAAGATCTTGCAAGGTATGGAGAAGCCCAAATTAAAGGGAAAATCGTATTTTATAATAGGCCAATGCGGGCAGATCTTATAAATACCTTTGAAGCTTATGGTGGTTGTGTAGATCAGCGGTATTCTGGTGCTGCAGAAGCCGCAAAATATGGGGCAATTGGTGTGCTGGTAAGATCCATGAATTTAAGGTTGGACGATTTCCCGCACACTGGAACCATGAGTTATGGCGAATTAAGGCCTTCTCAAAGAATTCCGGCAGCAGCAATAAGCACCAATGATGCAGAATATTTAAGCGGTCTTTTGAAAATTGAAAAGAAAACAGAGGTTTATTTTAAACTGAATAGTGAACAATTGCCAGATGTGCAAAGTTACAATGTAATTGGTGAGATTACCGGAAGCCAATTTCCTGATGAATATATTGTGGTAGGCGGACATTTGGATTCCTGGGACGTAGGCGATGGTTCTCATGATGATGGTGCTGGAGTGGTTCAATCCATGGAAGTTTTGCGACTATTAAAAGAATCTGGAATAAAGCCTAAAAGATCTATTCGTGTGGTCTTGTTCATGAATGAAGAGAATGGTTTACGTGGCGGCAATAAATATGCTGAAGTAGCTAAAGGGAAGAAGGAAAACCACATTTTTGCCTTGGAAAGTGATGCTGGTGGATTCACTCCCAGAGGATTTTCTTTTGAAGCAAAACAAGATCAATTTGATCAAATAGCAGCTTGGGAACCGTTGTTTAAGCCTTATTTAATTCACTATTTCGAGATTGGTCATGGAGGAGCAGATATTGGTCCGTTGAAAAATGGCAAAACCGTACTTGCTGGTTTGGTACCAGATTCTCAACGCTATTTCGATCATCATCATTCAGAAAATGACACTTTTGATCATATTAATAAAAGGGAACTGGAACTAGGTGCTGCTACTATGGCATCCATGGTTTACTTAGTAGATAAATATGGAATTTCAAAGCTTTAG